The following are encoded in a window of Ranitomeya variabilis isolate aRanVar5 chromosome 8, aRanVar5.hap1, whole genome shotgun sequence genomic DNA:
- the LOC143788860 gene encoding olfactory receptor 5V1-like, with translation MKNQTSITSVQLLSLSDNQRTIHVLFTVFLLVYLMTVFTNVLIILLVATCPHLHTPMYFFLGNLAFLDMSYSSVTAPRMLFGLTTQHWSLSLPDCIVQVFFVIYFGTSEVFLLSSMSYDRYVAICHPLHYSQVMSWSKCTQIVSLVWSSSLLAPIICTLCLIRLTFCGPNFIQNFFCDLPHLFQISCTDISINVLVLIVVGCFLGAIAFMTTFYPYVRIFRTVLMIRTSDGKRKAFSTCTSHLTVVFIFYASVTFIYFVPNTSNLLTLNRVVTVIYTLITPLLNPLIYGLRSRDLKAALRRAVHVH, from the coding sequence ATGAAGAACCAAACATCGATCACCAGCGTTCAGCTTCTGAGTCTGTCCGATAATCAGAGGACCATCCATGTCCTCTTCACCGTCTTTCTACTCGTCTACCTGATGACCGTCTTCACCAATGTTCTCATTATCCTCCTAGTAGCTACTTGCCCTCATCTTCACACACCCATGTATTTCTTTCTTGGAAACTTGGCATTCTTGGACATGTCCTACTCATCGGTGACTGCTCCGAGGATGCTCTTTGGCCTCACCACCCAACATTGGTCCCTCTCCCTCCCAGACTGCATAGTGCaagtgttctttgtcatctattttgGGACCTCTGAGGTTTTCTTGTTGTCCTCCATGTCTTATGACCGTTATGTTGCCATCTGTCATCCCCTCCATTACTCCCAGGTCATGTCCTGGAGTAAGTGCACTCAGATAGTATCTTTGGTTTGGTCTTCATCTCTCCTAGCCCCCATTATTTGTACCTTATGTTTAATAAGGTTGACGTTCTGTGGTCCCAACTTCATCCAGAATTTCTTTTGTGACCTGCCCCATTTGTTCCAGATCTCTTGTACTGATATTTCCATCAATGTCCTAGTCCTAATAGTTGTAGGCTGCTTTCTTGGCGCCATAGCTTTTATGACCACATTTTACCCTTACGTTAGAATTTTTAGGACAGTGCTAATGATCCGCACCAGTGATGGAAAACGTAAAGCTTTCTCCACCTGTACGTCTCATCTGACTgtggtttttattttttatgcatcAGTAACTTTCATCTACTTTGTCCCTAACACCAGTAATCTTCTTACATTGAACCGAGTGGTCACTGTGATATATACACTAATCACCCCCTTACTGAACCCCCTAATCTACGGCCTACGGAGCAGAGACCTGAAGGCGGCGCTGCGGAGAGCTGTCCATGTGCACTGA
- the LOC143788861 gene encoding olfactory receptor 1G1-like yields the protein MKNLANVSGFLLIGLSDHPHNLHLFFIVFFFIYVLTVITNFVIIVFVFTDSQLHTPMYFFLGNLAFIDVSYSSVTAPKMLLDLVTENHSISLPACTTQVFFFIYLASAELFLLSAMSYDRYIAICHPLHYTQIMSWTACTYMASGVWILGFLYSLVHTLFTLRLTFCGPYTIHNFFCDLPHLFQISCTDIFLNILVSLLVGGSFGIGAFAVTFVPYFHIFSTVLRIRTSHGKLKAFSTCTSHLMVVFIFYGSIIFIYFVPTTSNLFTLNRVVSVTYALINPLLNPLIYSIRNKDLKDAVKRLVYLYKQQMDHQRCYQDVA from the coding sequence ATGAAGAATTTAGCCAATGTCTCTGGGTTTCTCCTGATCGGCCTCTCAGATCATCCGCACAACTTACATCTTTTCTTCATCGTCTTCTTCTTCATCTATGTCTTGACCGTCATCACAAACTTCGTGATCATCGTTTTTGTCTTCACTGACTCCCAGCTTCACACTCCGATGTACTTCTTTCTTGGAAATTTGGCCTTTATAGACGTCTCCTACTCTTCAGTGACGGCTCCTAAAATGCTCCTTGACTTGGTCACCGAAAACCACTCAATATCTTTACCGGCCTGCACGACCCAAGTCTTCTTCTTCATCTACTTGGCCAGTGCGGAGCTCTTCTTGCTCTCTGCTATGTCCTATGACAGATACATTGCCATCTGCCACCCCCTGCACTACACCCAGATCATGTCCTGGACGGCTTGTACCTACATGGCCTCTGGGGTTTGGATTCTTGGGTTCCTCTATTCACTGGTCCACACTTTATTCACGCTCAGGTTGACCTTCTGTGGTCCATACACCATCCATAACTTCTTCTGTGACCTTCCTCATCTGTTCCAGATCTCTTGCACTGACATTTTCCTAAACATCCTGGTCTCATTACTGGTAGGTGGAAGCTTCGGAATCGGGGCTTTTGCAGTCACATTTGTCCCCTACTTTCACATCTTCAGCACTGTTCTCAGAATCCGGACCAGTCACGGAAAGCttaaagccttctccacctgcacctctcatCTGATGGTGGTGTTTATTTTCTACGGGTCCATTATCTTTATCTATTTTGTGCCCACCACCAGTAACCTCTTTACTCTGAACAGGGTGGTCTCCGTGACATATGCCCTCATTAACCCTTTACTGAATCCCCTGATCTATAGTATCAGAAACAAAGACCTGAAAGATGCTGTCAAGAGACTCGTCTATCTGTATAAGCAACAAATGGACCATCAGCGATGTTATCAGGATGTGGCTTAG